A DNA window from Bacteroides cellulosilyticus contains the following coding sequences:
- a CDS encoding IS3 family transposase produces the protein MSVRTLCGLFGMSAQAYYKKKKTILSRSQIRTAILSAVHYYRSKAPGMGALKLHYELCSIYGSGAVGGRDAFLNLMRAEHLMLPAKKPRRTTNSNHLYKKYPNLIKGVTAQYPNHIWVSDITYIWIEGGVCYLHLLTDMYSHAVLGWVLAPGLQSEYTQQALEQAITQAGGGNLCATIHHSDRGSQYACNAYIGILTEHHIRISMTESYNPTDNAVAERMNGILKTEWIYGMALFKDEKHARRQIAEMIEFYNNERPHMSIGMKKPMDVYYGEVPGKCLWKK, from the coding sequence ATGAGTGTGAGAACTCTTTGCGGTCTATTTGGCATGTCTGCCCAGGCCTACTACAAAAAGAAAAAAACAATTCTTTCACGCAGTCAGATACGGACAGCCATCTTGTCTGCGGTTCACTATTACCGTTCGAAAGCCCCCGGTATGGGTGCGTTGAAGCTACATTATGAACTTTGCTCCATCTACGGCAGTGGCGCGGTCGGTGGCAGGGATGCATTCCTGAACCTGATGCGTGCGGAACATCTCATGCTCCCTGCCAAGAAGCCCCGCCGCACAACGAACTCAAACCATCTGTACAAGAAATACCCTAATCTGATAAAAGGCGTAACCGCACAATATCCGAATCATATCTGGGTCAGCGATATTACCTATATCTGGATTGAAGGTGGTGTATGCTATCTTCACTTGCTCACAGATATGTACTCTCATGCAGTGTTGGGATGGGTACTCGCTCCCGGACTTCAGTCTGAGTATACGCAACAAGCATTGGAACAAGCAATAACCCAGGCCGGAGGAGGAAACCTGTGCGCCACGATACACCACTCGGATAGAGGTTCACAATATGCATGTAATGCTTATATCGGTATCTTGACAGAACACCATATACGTATCAGTATGACTGAAAGTTACAATCCGACAGACAATGCGGTAGCCGAAAGAATGAACGGTATACTGAAGACAGAATGGATATACGGGATGGCGCTGTTTAAAGACGAGAAACATGCGCGCAGGCAGATTGCGGAGATGATAGAATTCTACAATAATGAACGCCCGCACATGAGTATTGGAATGAAAAAGCCAATGGATGTATACTATGGAGAAGTGCCGGGAAAATGTCTGTGGAAAAAGTAA
- a CDS encoding transposase, translating to MPNSSHQSYSETFKLEVLRDYYTSGMSTYVISKKWGIPSHSTLFKWIRKYPLHSESLSLPSELLAELEMKKEPKSREEVLEEEILRLQKALELEKLRSHAFKKLIELTETEEKISILKKGGAK from the coding sequence ATGCCAAATTCATCTCATCAAAGCTATTCTGAGACTTTCAAGTTGGAAGTTCTTAGAGATTATTACACTAGTGGTATGTCAACTTATGTTATCTCAAAGAAGTGGGGTATTCCAAGTCATAGTACCCTTTTTAAGTGGATCCGTAAGTATCCCCTTCATTCAGAATCGCTATCTTTGCCTTCTGAACTGTTAGCGGAGCTAGAAATGAAAAAAGAACCCAAATCGCGCGAAGAAGTTCTTGAAGAGGAGATTTTGCGTCTTCAAAAAGCCTTGGAGCTTGAAAAATTACGCTCCCATGCCTTCAAGAAGCTGATCGAACTCACCGAAACTGAAGAAAAGATTTCTATCTTAAAAAAAGGTGGTGCCAAATAG